Proteins co-encoded in one Papaver somniferum cultivar HN1 chromosome 5, ASM357369v1, whole genome shotgun sequence genomic window:
- the LOC113279521 gene encoding uncharacterized protein LOC113279521, whose product MQQQVNLNQNAPPPPPPPNQRALLVRRFSEQKPDSFKGSPDPLVAEDWIDKIEKIFTLLGVNDEDKLDLAVFKLEGEATRWWDLTRRSRNDGLFTWVEFRLAFLNKYFPQTARNQRMIEFMQLNQRNMTVAQYQAKFEELSRFAIHLVENEELKAFKFQEGLRPSIKGRLSILKITSYNEIVERAMIAERDIEEANRIRERHNGDKNKNKNNNHPYQKKGNGPNMELPAPSCYHCKQPGHFKRNCPALISQRNQQPFIPQNRPPQSTTIPSSTAPSAT is encoded by the coding sequence ATGCAACAACAAGTGAATCTTAATCAGAATGCACCTCCTCCCCCTCCACCACCTAATCAACGAGCTTTGTTAGTTAGAAGGTTTAGTGAACAAAAGCCCGATTCCTTTAAAGGTAGTCCTGATCCACTGGTCGCTGAAGATTGGATAGATAAGATTGAGAAAATATTCACCCTATTAGGCGTGAATGACGAGGATAAGCtggatcttgctgtttttaagcTTGAGGGTGAGGCCACTCGCTGGTGGGACTTGACTCGTCGTTCTAGGAATGACGGTCTGTTTACCTGGGTAGAATTTCGACTCGCCTTCCTAAATAAGTACTTTCCACAAACTGCACGAAACCAACGCATGATCGAGTTTATGCAGTTGAATCAGAGAAATATGACCGTAGCACAGTACCAAGCCAAGTTTGAAGAACTTTCTCGTTTTGCTATTCATCTGGTGGAGAATGAAGAGCTGAAGGCTTTTAAGTTTCAGGAGGGACTTAGACCTTCAATTAAGGGTAGGTTGTCTATTTTGAAGATTACCTCTTATAATGAGATAGTGGAAAGAGCGATGATTGCTGAGAGAGACATTGAGGAGGCAAATCGAATTAGAGAACGTCACAATGGGGAtaagaacaagaataaaaataacaaccacCCATACCAGAAGAAAGGAAATGGACCGAATATGGAGCTTCCTGCACCTTCGTGTTATCATTGCAAGCAACCTGGACATTTTAAGAGGAACTGTCCTGCACTTATTTCTCAGAGGAACCAACAACCCTTTATACCTCAGAACCGTCCACCACAATCCACCACAATACCAAGCTCGACAGCCCCCTCAGCAACCTAA